In Leptodesmis sichuanensis A121, the following are encoded in one genomic region:
- a CDS encoding cation transporting ATPase C-terminal domain-containing protein → MGTSSNFGNMFSVLGASALLPFLPMQPVQILVNNLLYDFSQTGIPFDHVDPEYVEKPRKWKVGDIQQFMLYIGPMSSIFDYATYALMWFIFGANTVEEQALFQTGWFVESLLTQTLIVHIIRTAKIPLLQSWPSLPMLLVTLTIMAVGIYLPFSPLGPGLGFVHLPASYFPWLALILSSYCVLTQLMKTWFVRKYGYS, encoded by the coding sequence ATGGGCACCAGTTCCAACTTTGGCAATATGTTCAGCGTGCTGGGGGCCAGTGCCCTGTTACCGTTTCTGCCGATGCAACCGGTGCAAATCCTGGTGAACAACTTACTGTATGACTTCTCTCAAACCGGGATTCCGTTTGACCATGTAGACCCGGAATATGTGGAAAAACCGCGTAAATGGAAGGTGGGAGACATTCAGCAGTTTATGCTTTACATTGGCCCCATGAGTTCCATCTTTGATTACGCCACCTATGCTTTGATGTGGTTTATCTTTGGTGCCAATACAGTGGAAGAACAGGCGCTGTTTCAAACCGGGTGGTTTGTTGAGAGTTTATTAACCCAAACCCTGATTGTGCACATCATTCGCACGGCTAAGATTCCCCTGCTGCAGAGTTGGCCCTCTTTACCGATGCTGCTGGTGACGCTAACCATCATGGCTGTAGGGATCTATCTGCCATTCTCACCCCTTGGCCCTGGGTTGGGATTTGTACACTTGCCTGCCAGCTATTTTCCCTGGCTGGCATTGATTTTATCCAGCTATTGTGTGCTGACGCAGTTGATGAAAACCTGGTTTGTGAGAAAGTATGGGTATAGTTAG
- a CDS encoding Uma2 family endonuclease produces MVQAKTHFNTIEEYAAVDPGDLPEGRYELVDGVIVEMGAESLQNIDIASFLFSVLLQFVPYTLIHRGTEIQVESASVTSRQPDLVVLAMETRSAMQRDQRALITLTMPAPALVVEVVSPGGDTSDNYQRDYIRKRQEYAARGIPEYWLIDPDRAVVMVLRLDGSVYKTTEFRGAEPIISPTFPDLQLTAEQILNAGL; encoded by the coding sequence ATGGTACAGGCAAAAACCCACTTTAACACCATTGAAGAATATGCCGCGGTGGATCCAGGCGATCTGCCAGAAGGACGCTATGAATTGGTGGATGGAGTAATCGTAGAAATGGGCGCTGAAAGCCTACAAAATATCGACATTGCCAGCTTTCTTTTTTCGGTATTGTTACAATTTGTTCCCTACACTTTGATTCATCGGGGAACTGAAATTCAGGTTGAAAGCGCTTCCGTGACATCCAGACAGCCCGATTTAGTGGTGCTTGCGATGGAGACTCGGAGTGCCATGCAACGGGATCAACGTGCTCTGATTACCCTGACCATGCCTGCTCCTGCGCTCGTGGTGGAGGTTGTCTCACCCGGAGGTGATACCAGTGATAACTACCAGCGGGATTATATTCGCAAGCGCCAGGAATATGCTGCGAGAGGTATCCCGGAATACTGGCTGATTGATCCGGACCGGGCTGTGGTGATGGTACTACGGCTAGATGGCAGCGTTTACAAAACAACGGAGTTTCGAGGTGCTGAACCCATTATTTCTCCTACCTTTCCCGACTTGCAACTGACCGCAGAGCAGATTTTAAATGCAGGATTGTAA
- a CDS encoding cation-translocating P-type ATPase: MSDWSQLQGTEVVKRLRSDAAFGLTAMEAAKRLKQYGPNELINQELKGPWRILWEQLSATLVVILMLAAIVAGLLGDYKDALGIFAIVMLISLLGFSQEYRAERAIAALKKLSVPLVKVRRSGSLLNLPANQLVPGDIIFLEAEDLVPADCRLLEGVSLRVQEAALTGVSAPIDKDPQPLPARVPAGNGTSVDLPVDRNQVYLGTVVTYGQGQAIVTETGMQTRLGQITSHTRTIESEPTPLQKRLNQLGKGLAIAALVLVGMILILGLLRGEDPKVMVLTAITLVVAALPEGLPAVVTIALALGAQQMLKRRALIRKLPAVEALGSVTVICSGKTGTLTENRMIVTVLDVIGSRIDLPAYGHWASPLVDSRQQHSSLLQERPSLALLLACGTLCNHAHLEPDWDEPRYWRAVGDPVEGALVMAAAHLGLWKAELDAAFPCLLEVPFTSRRQRLTTVHQLPTRFPKNSVLEVLRLAQSMFGDVSYVVFTRGMVNSVLAISRHVWIDGQTEPLTMAWQEGILAAHHQLIQQGLRVLGLAFRPLATPPEPENSIEQNLIFLGLVGMTDPARPQAKEAVLTCKLAGIRPIMITGDHPLTAWHIAHEIGLASDRRILTGKHLANLSGEGLLQAVEDVSVYAQVSPTSKLDIVRALQQRGHIVAMTGDGANDAPALKQADIGVAMGISGSDVAKEAADMVLLDDNFATIVAAVKEGRIIYDNIRKFIKYLLSSNVGELWVMLLAPFLGMPLPLVPLQILWINLTTDGLPALALGLEPAERDAMSRPPYSPSENFFGRGMGRTILWVGLLMALVALGTGYWYWHNDDPGWQTILFTVLTLSQMGTALAMRSQQDSLFQIGLLSNKPLLGAVILTLGLQLVVIYVPVCQQIFSTVALSATDLMFCLVLSTIVFWGVELEKWLIRSRSE, translated from the coding sequence GTGAGCGATTGGAGTCAACTGCAGGGCACAGAAGTTGTTAAACGCCTGAGGAGTGATGCGGCCTTTGGTCTAACCGCGATGGAGGCCGCTAAACGATTAAAGCAGTATGGCCCGAATGAGTTAATCAACCAGGAACTGAAAGGCCCCTGGCGCATTTTGTGGGAGCAACTGTCAGCGACGCTCGTGGTGATTCTAATGCTGGCAGCGATTGTTGCAGGTTTATTGGGAGACTACAAGGATGCCCTCGGCATCTTCGCGATCGTGATGCTGATTTCACTGCTGGGCTTCAGTCAGGAGTACCGGGCAGAACGGGCGATCGCCGCGCTCAAAAAATTATCCGTTCCCCTCGTCAAAGTGCGTCGCAGTGGCAGCCTGCTCAATCTTCCAGCCAATCAACTGGTGCCAGGAGATATCATCTTCCTGGAAGCCGAGGATCTGGTACCTGCGGATTGCCGCCTGCTGGAGGGGGTCAGTCTGCGGGTTCAGGAGGCCGCGCTGACGGGGGTTTCGGCTCCCATTGATAAAGATCCCCAGCCCTTGCCAGCCAGGGTGCCAGCCGGGAACGGCACCAGCGTCGATCTCCCCGTTGACCGTAATCAGGTTTATCTGGGAACGGTCGTGACCTATGGCCAGGGACAGGCGATCGTCACCGAAACCGGGATGCAGACTCGATTGGGGCAAATTACCAGCCACACGCGCACCATTGAGTCAGAACCCACTCCACTGCAGAAACGGTTGAATCAACTGGGCAAGGGATTGGCGATCGCGGCCCTTGTCCTGGTCGGGATGATCCTGATCCTGGGGCTATTGCGGGGGGAAGACCCAAAGGTGATGGTGCTAACGGCGATCACCCTGGTCGTTGCCGCCTTACCGGAAGGATTGCCCGCCGTGGTGACGATCGCTCTGGCGCTTGGTGCTCAGCAGATGTTGAAACGACGTGCCCTGATCCGCAAACTACCCGCCGTGGAGGCGTTGGGATCGGTGACAGTGATTTGTTCCGGCAAAACTGGCACCCTCACTGAAAATCGGATGATTGTCACAGTTCTGGATGTTATCGGTTCCAGAATCGATTTGCCCGCCTACGGCCACTGGGCATCTCCCCTGGTTGACTCTCGCCAGCAGCATTCCTCGCTGCTGCAAGAGCGTCCCTCTCTGGCTCTGCTGCTGGCCTGCGGTACCCTCTGCAATCACGCCCATCTGGAACCTGATTGGGATGAACCTCGCTACTGGCGGGCTGTAGGCGATCCCGTAGAAGGTGCCCTAGTGATGGCCGCCGCCCATCTTGGTCTCTGGAAAGCGGAGTTAGATGCGGCTTTTCCCTGCCTGTTAGAAGTGCCATTTACCTCCCGACGACAGCGCCTGACAACGGTGCATCAGCTTCCCACCCGGTTTCCCAAAAATTCCGTGTTAGAGGTTTTACGACTGGCTCAGTCGATGTTTGGGGATGTATCTTATGTCGTCTTCACGCGAGGGATGGTCAATAGCGTCCTGGCGATTAGCCGCCATGTCTGGATTGATGGGCAAACTGAACCTTTAACCATGGCGTGGCAGGAAGGCATTCTAGCCGCCCATCACCAACTGATTCAGCAGGGGCTGCGGGTGCTGGGACTGGCCTTTCGCCCCCTGGCCACGCCGCCAGAACCAGAGAATTCGATAGAGCAGAATTTGATCTTTCTCGGTTTAGTGGGCATGACCGATCCCGCCCGTCCCCAGGCTAAAGAAGCCGTTCTCACCTGCAAATTGGCTGGGATTCGACCCATCATGATTACCGGAGATCATCCCCTGACAGCCTGGCACATTGCCCATGAGATCGGCCTCGCCAGCGATCGCCGGATCTTAACGGGGAAGCACTTAGCCAATTTATCCGGCGAGGGATTGCTCCAGGCCGTAGAGGATGTATCAGTTTACGCGCAGGTTTCCCCAACCTCCAAGCTCGATATTGTGCGGGCTTTGCAGCAACGGGGACATATCGTCGCCATGACAGGCGATGGAGCAAATGATGCTCCGGCCCTGAAACAGGCAGATATTGGGGTGGCGATGGGGATCAGTGGCTCTGATGTGGCCAAAGAAGCCGCCGATATGGTGTTGCTGGATGACAACTTTGCGACGATCGTGGCTGCTGTGAAAGAAGGCCGAATCATTTACGACAACATCCGCAAGTTCATTAAATATCTGCTCAGCAGCAATGTTGGAGAACTCTGGGTCATGTTGCTGGCTCCGTTTCTGGGAATGCCTTTACCGCTGGTGCCATTACAAATTCTCTGGATTAATCTGACCACCGATGGCTTACCGGCTCTGGCCCTGGGACTTGAACCCGCAGAACGGGATGCAATGAGCCGTCCCCCTTATTCTCCATCGGAAAACTTCTTTGGCCGGGGTATGGGGCGGACAATTCTTTGGGTAGGCTTATTGATGGCACTGGTGGCCCTGGGAACGGGCTACTGGTATTGGCACAATGATGATCCGGGCTGGCAAACCATCCTGTTTACCGTCCTCACCCTGTCCCAGATGGGAACGGCCTTAGCCATGCGATCGCAACAAGATTCCTTATTTCAAATTGGGCTACTGTCCAACAAACCGCTGCTAGGTGCCGTTATCCTGACCCTGGGATTACAGTTGGTTGTCATTTACGTTCCCGTTTGCCAGCAGATTTTCTCTACAGTTGCTCTATCAGCGACAGATCTAATGTTTTGTCTGGTATTGAGTACGATCGTTTTCTGGGGAGTGGAACTGGAAAAGTGGCTAATCCGCAGCCGGTCTGAATAA
- a CDS encoding transporter substrate-binding domain-containing protein, with protein sequence MLQAGASFLITAGGYGCRQVLQNLNQGQFSLNISKTLADQIQKQGHLKVATEDDYPPFEFLLNGKPSGFDHELLARLREAVPFEIQQDIVPWQGILPGVKQGQYDVALSAVGITDDRAKFLDFTMPIAESTIAYIKRKDDSSIQGVKSLSGKTLGVQQGGVSMAAISDLEARLQQQGGKLGPIKQYQGFAQAYQDLINKKLDAVLHNIVSLSVLVDEKPAIFELGERVSRKLYAAWAVKKGNRELLDLLNQFLQQQREQGTLKKLQQDWFKMTFDNLPQEPLLPGDRRISS encoded by the coding sequence ATGCTTCAAGCTGGAGCGAGTTTTCTAATAACGGCAGGGGGCTATGGCTGTCGTCAGGTTCTGCAAAATCTTAATCAGGGCCAATTCAGTCTCAACATCAGTAAAACTTTGGCGGATCAGATTCAAAAGCAGGGCCACCTGAAGGTTGCCACAGAGGATGATTATCCACCCTTTGAGTTTCTGCTCAATGGCAAACCCTCCGGTTTTGATCATGAATTGCTGGCCCGTTTACGAGAAGCCGTACCCTTTGAGATTCAGCAGGATATTGTGCCCTGGCAGGGAATTTTGCCTGGGGTAAAGCAGGGCCAATATGATGTAGCCCTCTCTGCAGTGGGAATTACCGACGATCGAGCAAAGTTTTTGGACTTTACGATGCCGATCGCAGAATCAACGATCGCCTATATCAAACGCAAAGATGACTCCTCGATTCAGGGAGTGAAATCCCTTTCCGGTAAAACGTTAGGGGTACAACAGGGAGGGGTGTCAATGGCTGCTATCTCTGACCTGGAAGCAAGATTGCAGCAGCAAGGCGGCAAGCTGGGACCAATTAAGCAATACCAGGGGTTCGCACAAGCTTACCAGGATCTGATCAACAAAAAATTGGATGCAGTGCTCCACAACATCGTGTCCCTTTCCGTATTAGTGGATGAGAAACCCGCCATCTTTGAGCTAGGAGAGCGGGTGAGTCGCAAACTCTATGCGGCCTGGGCTGTGAAGAAGGGCAATCGAGAATTACTAGATTTGTTGAACCAGTTTTTGCAGCAGCAACGGGAACAGGGAACACTGAAGAAGCTCCAGCAGGACTGGTTCAAAATGACGTTTGACAATCTTCCTCAAGAACCTTTATTGCCCGGTGATCGCCGCATTTCATCATGA
- a CDS encoding DUF2854 domain-containing protein yields MLRQTPLGMLGLTIGGILTVVGFVAYFLDNATLNLVGFFYGIPLLLGGLALKAAELAPVPYMQPTSSSILTLREQQATATQNQIRKDVTRYRYGQRAHLDSSLQALGLSPTDEECPVLIGLQETETAGAYTLVLRFDSPLIPLEVWQQKQDKLTNFFGPGIRVALSQPEPEQIDLALIATPQVSERAA; encoded by the coding sequence ATGTTACGTCAAACTCCTCTCGGAATGCTGGGTCTGACCATTGGTGGCATTTTAACAGTGGTTGGATTTGTGGCTTACTTCCTCGACAATGCCACCCTTAATCTGGTCGGCTTTTTTTACGGGATTCCACTGCTGCTGGGGGGATTGGCGTTGAAAGCGGCGGAACTGGCACCTGTCCCCTACATGCAGCCTACGTCCAGTTCCATTCTGACTCTGCGGGAACAGCAAGCCACGGCTACCCAGAATCAGATTCGCAAGGATGTGACCCGCTATCGGTACGGTCAACGCGCTCATCTGGATAGCTCCCTGCAAGCTTTGGGATTAAGTCCCACCGATGAAGAATGCCCAGTCTTAATCGGCCTGCAAGAAACTGAAACCGCAGGAGCCTATACGCTGGTACTCCGGTTTGACTCACCGCTGATACCACTGGAAGTCTGGCAACAGAAGCAGGACAAACTCACCAATTTCTTTGGCCCTGGCATTCGCGTTGCACTCAGTCAGCCAGAGCCAGAACAAATTGATCTTGCCCTAATTGCTACACCCCAGGTTTCGGAACGCGCTGCATGA
- a CDS encoding DUF2079 domain-containing protein, with translation MIKFTDGAGKVLPDPFLKPAQWQVLTWMIGGAVTLLLFCSSLRHALYQSTAWDLGIFDQAVYLISQGLPPISSLMGFHILGDHAAVIFYPLALLYKLYPDVHWLLLVQAIALSLGALPLVYLARLSGLSEKQAIAIAAAYLLYPLIFNVNLFDFHPDVIAVPALLWAVLSARLHRWVGFCLAVLLVLSCKAPLGLTVIAMGLWLLLFEKRRWQGAIAIILGLAWFLVATRFIIPHFGAEAAPLTRHLGRYSYLGTSFSDVVVNLLLKPWLLLGGLFTFDNLEYLVLLFLPVLWGLSWFTLTPLIGAIPPLMMNLLSTVQLQKDLIHQYSLPILPFLFLAVILTLAQGKGWIQNQRGIIIWSLIGFLLLSKFGYFAVRYMQVLDTWQATREAIAQVPATGNVLTTAWIAPHLTHRPTINLAIEGTETSDISHFNYVLLNVRHPGWRSSPDIQKRFVERLQKDPRFKQQYQRDDVYLFVQLS, from the coding sequence ATGATCAAGTTCACGGATGGAGCAGGAAAGGTACTGCCGGATCCCTTTCTCAAGCCTGCGCAATGGCAAGTGTTGACCTGGATGATCGGAGGTGCTGTCACGCTGCTGTTGTTTTGCAGCAGTTTAAGGCATGCCCTGTATCAATCCACCGCCTGGGATCTGGGGATTTTTGACCAGGCTGTCTATCTGATTAGCCAGGGATTGCCCCCCATTTCATCGCTGATGGGATTTCACATCCTGGGTGATCATGCTGCCGTGATCTTCTATCCCCTGGCGCTGCTGTATAAGCTTTATCCCGATGTGCACTGGTTATTGCTGGTGCAGGCGATCGCGCTTTCCCTGGGGGCCTTGCCCCTCGTTTACCTGGCTCGTCTGTCCGGATTATCAGAAAAGCAAGCGATCGCCATTGCCGCCGCGTATTTGCTTTACCCGTTAATCTTCAACGTCAACTTGTTTGACTTTCATCCGGATGTGATTGCTGTACCGGCCTTGCTATGGGCCGTCCTATCGGCTCGATTGCACCGTTGGGTGGGATTCTGTCTGGCCGTGTTGCTGGTCTTAAGCTGTAAGGCACCCCTGGGACTGACGGTGATAGCAATGGGTTTGTGGCTGCTGCTGTTTGAAAAGCGACGCTGGCAGGGGGCGATCGCAATCATTTTGGGGTTGGCGTGGTTTCTGGTAGCTACCCGATTCATCATTCCGCACTTTGGAGCAGAAGCCGCCCCCTTAACTCGCCATCTGGGACGTTACAGTTACCTGGGCACTTCCTTCTCTGATGTTGTTGTCAATCTCCTGCTGAAGCCGTGGTTGTTACTGGGCGGACTATTTACTTTCGATAACCTGGAATATCTGGTGTTGTTATTTCTGCCTGTACTCTGGGGATTGTCCTGGTTCACACTTACCCCATTGATCGGAGCCATTCCTCCCCTGATGATGAATCTGCTCAGCACGGTGCAATTGCAGAAGGATCTGATCCATCAGTACTCGCTGCCGATTCTGCCTTTTTTATTCCTGGCGGTAATTCTCACCCTGGCGCAAGGCAAAGGCTGGATCCAAAATCAGCGCGGAATTATCATCTGGTCGCTGATCGGATTTCTGCTGCTGTCCAAATTTGGCTACTTTGCAGTGCGTTATATGCAGGTGCTGGATACCTGGCAGGCAACCCGTGAAGCGATCGCTCAAGTGCCTGCAACGGGGAATGTGCTAACCACCGCCTGGATTGCTCCCCATCTGACCCATCGCCCGACAATCAATCTGGCGATCGAGGGCACAGAAACCAGCGACATCAGCCATTTCAACTATGTACTATTGAATGTGCGTCATCCCGGTTGGCGCAGTAGCCCAGACATTCAGAAACGCTTCGTAGAACGGTTGCAAAAAGACCCCCGATTTAAGCAACAGTACCAGCGGGATGACGTTTATTTATTTGTTCAACTGAGTTGA
- a CDS encoding sensor histidine kinase has translation MNPSLFRCVSLIRLTNSAPRKLASHQRNLLLRSLIAGSILLVSCGAYYSYQLVRNTMLESLKKNAFLELSEGRESLDRWLSNQKIHVETLANTAQVRSMDWAKTEPYLKAEILRFSDLYAIAIGKPDGWRNVIGGKPANVADRAYFKKAMAGMTNVSDPLISRANKTPTIVVATPIRQNFDTNSQPIGEIHSLVRLDRVNLVVSRLQYGNHSYAFAVDSQGRIVAHADRSYSFNQKQVQDPQLLPVTQHMLKNKQGIDLIKVGDRMQYVAYLPLREADWSVALVIPRENIESQLQFLDVIAVVMAGMAAALLIVLGRVQAIEQRHLKKSNELLEKRVAERTAELSNTMEQLQQSQLRMIQTEKMSALGNLVAGVAHEINNPVNFIHGNITHVDEYARDLLHLIHLYQQHLPTPPEPIQDYLENIDFEFLAQDLPKTLASMRVGTDRIQQIVLSLRNFSRLDQAEVKPVDIHEGIDSTLLILQHRLKATPNQTGVEVIKDYGELPLVNCYASQLNQVLMNILVNALDAMEDQRNPNLTPAPPCTIRIQTRKLDSGMVQIAIADNGSGMAPEVQQRIFDPFFTTKPVGKGTGMGMSISYQIVTERHQGKLYCVSQPGKGTEFFLEIPIQKSSEGF, from the coding sequence ATGAATCCTTCTCTGTTTCGCTGTGTTTCCTTGATCCGGTTGACAAACTCCGCTCCTCGAAAGCTGGCTTCCCATCAACGCAACTTGTTGCTGCGATCGTTGATTGCTGGCAGCATCCTGCTGGTTAGTTGTGGTGCTTACTACAGCTACCAGTTGGTGCGAAATACCATGCTGGAAAGTTTGAAAAAAAATGCCTTTCTGGAACTGTCTGAAGGTCGGGAAAGCCTGGATCGCTGGCTCTCTAATCAGAAGATTCATGTGGAAACCCTGGCGAATACAGCCCAGGTGCGATCAATGGATTGGGCCAAAACAGAACCTTACTTGAAGGCAGAAATCCTGCGATTTAGTGATCTCTATGCCATTGCCATTGGTAAGCCAGATGGATGGCGTAACGTGATCGGGGGCAAGCCTGCAAATGTAGCCGATCGCGCCTATTTTAAAAAAGCTATGGCAGGCATGACCAATGTCAGTGATCCGCTGATTAGCCGAGCCAACAAAACTCCAACTATTGTGGTTGCAACTCCCATTCGACAAAATTTTGATACCAATAGCCAACCCATTGGAGAGATTCACAGCCTGGTACGCTTAGATCGCGTGAATCTGGTGGTTAGCAGGCTGCAATATGGCAACCACAGTTATGCCTTTGCAGTTGATTCTCAGGGACGAATTGTAGCTCATGCCGATCGCTCCTATAGTTTTAACCAGAAGCAAGTCCAAGATCCCCAACTGTTGCCAGTGACCCAACACATGCTCAAAAACAAGCAGGGCATCGATCTCATCAAGGTTGGCGATCGGATGCAGTATGTGGCTTATCTTCCCCTGCGAGAGGCAGATTGGTCGGTGGCACTGGTGATTCCCAGAGAGAATATTGAATCTCAGTTGCAATTTCTGGATGTGATTGCTGTGGTTATGGCTGGCATGGCTGCGGCTCTGCTGATTGTTCTGGGGCGGGTGCAGGCTATAGAGCAAAGACATCTCAAGAAATCGAATGAACTCCTGGAAAAGCGGGTGGCAGAACGGACGGCAGAGCTATCGAACACAATGGAGCAACTGCAGCAATCCCAACTGCGGATGATTCAGACCGAAAAGATGTCTGCTCTGGGAAATTTAGTAGCCGGGGTCGCTCATGAGATCAATAACCCGGTCAATTTTATTCACGGCAATATTACCCATGTAGATGAATATGCCAGGGATCTTCTGCATCTGATTCATCTCTATCAGCAGCACCTTCCTACTCCCCCAGAGCCGATCCAGGATTACTTGGAAAACATTGATTTTGAATTCTTAGCTCAAGATTTACCTAAAACCCTGGCTTCCATGCGGGTAGGGACCGATCGCATCCAGCAAATTGTTCTCTCCTTACGAAACTTCTCCCGGTTGGATCAGGCCGAGGTCAAACCTGTCGATATTCATGAAGGCATCGATAGTACGCTGCTAATTTTGCAACATCGCTTAAAAGCCACCCCCAACCAAACGGGTGTCGAGGTAATCAAGGACTACGGAGAACTCCCTCTGGTGAATTGCTATGCCAGCCAACTGAATCAGGTGCTGATGAATATTTTGGTGAATGCCCTGGATGCTATGGAAGACCAGCGTAATCCCAATTTGACTCCAGCGCCCCCCTGCACGATTCGGATTCAAACCCGGAAGTTAGATTCGGGAATGGTACAAATTGCGATCGCAGACAATGGTTCAGGCATGGCTCCAGAAGTGCAACAGCGGATTTTCGATCCGTTCTTTACCACCAAACCGGTGGGCAAGGGCACAGGTATGGGGATGTCCATCAGTTATCAGATTGTCACCGAACGGCATCAAGGGAAGTTATACTGTGTTTCCCAGCCTGGAAAAGGAACGGAGTTTTTCCTTGAGATTCCCATTCAGAAAAGCTCTGAAGGTTTTTAG